The Papio anubis isolate 15944 chromosome 5, Panubis1.0, whole genome shotgun sequence genome has a segment encoding these proteins:
- the UBTD2 gene encoding ubiquitin domain-containing protein 2 isoform X1 has translation MIPSISLLVSTVRRCVKQIKRKVSEHKMKSIALGRNQPLKKEKPKWKSDYPMTDGQLRSKRDEFWDTAPAFEGRKEIWDALKAAAHAFESNDHELAQAIIDGANITLPHGALTECYDELGNRYQLPVYCLAPPINMIEEKSDIETLDIPEPPPNSGYECQLRLRLSTGKDLKLVVRSTDTVFHMKRRLHAAEGVEPGSQRWFFSGRPLTDKMKFEELKIPKDYVVQVIVSQPVQNPTPVEN, from the exons ATGATACCAAGCATCTCTCTTTTGGTATCAACAGTCAGAAGATGTGTGAAGCAGATAAAACGGAAAGTTTCAGAGCATAAAATGAAATCCA ttgctCTAGGTCGTAACCAGCCtttgaaaaaagagaaaccaaaatgGAAAAGCGATTACCCTATGACAGATGGACAACTACGCAGCAAGAGGGATGAATTTTGGGATACCGCACCAGCTTTTGAAGGCCGGAAAGAGATATGGGATGCCTTGAAGGCTGCTGCACATGCTTTTGAGAGCAATGATCATGAACTCGCACAAGCAATCATTGATGGTGCAAACATAACATTACCACATG GTGCACTTACAGAGTGCTATGATGAACTGGGGAACAGATATCAGCTTCCAGTGTATTGCTTGGCACCACCAATCAACATGATAGAGGAAAAGAGCGACATAGAGACTCTGGATATTCCTGAGCCACCACCCAATTCTGGATATGAATGTCAGCTTCGTTTGCGCCTTTCCACAGGCAAAGACCTCAAGCTTGTGGTTCGCAGCACAGACACAGTATTCCACATGAAGAGACGGTTGCATGCAGCAGAGGGAGTGGAACCAGGTAGTCAGCGGTGGTTCTTTTCTGGCAGACCTCTCACTGACAAAATGAAGTTTGAAGAGCTGAAGATCCCAAAGGACTATGTTGTacaggttatagtgagccaaccTGTGCAGAACCCAACACCAGTGGAGAACTGA
- the UBTD2 gene encoding ubiquitin domain-containing protein 2 isoform X2 translates to MGGCVGAQHDSSGSLNENSEGTGVALGRNQPLKKEKPKWKSDYPMTDGQLRSKRDEFWDTAPAFEGRKEIWDALKAAAHAFESNDHELAQAIIDGANITLPHGALTECYDELGNRYQLPVYCLAPPINMIEEKSDIETLDIPEPPPNSGYECQLRLRLSTGKDLKLVVRSTDTVFHMKRRLHAAEGVEPGSQRWFFSGRPLTDKMKFEELKIPKDYVVQVIVSQPVQNPTPVEN, encoded by the exons ttgctCTAGGTCGTAACCAGCCtttgaaaaaagagaaaccaaaatgGAAAAGCGATTACCCTATGACAGATGGACAACTACGCAGCAAGAGGGATGAATTTTGGGATACCGCACCAGCTTTTGAAGGCCGGAAAGAGATATGGGATGCCTTGAAGGCTGCTGCACATGCTTTTGAGAGCAATGATCATGAACTCGCACAAGCAATCATTGATGGTGCAAACATAACATTACCACATG GTGCACTTACAGAGTGCTATGATGAACTGGGGAACAGATATCAGCTTCCAGTGTATTGCTTGGCACCACCAATCAACATGATAGAGGAAAAGAGCGACATAGAGACTCTGGATATTCCTGAGCCACCACCCAATTCTGGATATGAATGTCAGCTTCGTTTGCGCCTTTCCACAGGCAAAGACCTCAAGCTTGTGGTTCGCAGCACAGACACAGTATTCCACATGAAGAGACGGTTGCATGCAGCAGAGGGAGTGGAACCAGGTAGTCAGCGGTGGTTCTTTTCTGGCAGACCTCTCACTGACAAAATGAAGTTTGAAGAGCTGAAGATCCCAAAGGACTATGTTGTacaggttatagtgagccaaccTGTGCAGAACCCAACACCAGTGGAGAACTGA